A single region of the Saprospiraceae bacterium genome encodes:
- a CDS encoding caspase family protein: MLKLKVLSGILFLTYTIGFAQIQPIKPFGTVRAVVVGVSDYAEISDLTFAHRDAEAFAAFLQSETAWKVLPEHIQLLTNEEATMGKFVKALKWLTTETQPKDRAIIYFSGHGDVEESVGSRLGYLLLHSSPPVDYPIGGACPIEYLDAIIATLTNDKQAEVILITDACRSGKLAGSETGGPKLINSAMIDRFNNTVKIMSCEPEQFSLEGTEWGGGRGLFSYHLVNGLTGMADEDENDYIELFEIEDYVKKQVRTAARKHGKMQIPLTRGSQETRLSKVDEPSLVALLASEANQSSPAVATVSLTKAPQAMPRDTAYLLLLRQFEKALAEQHLMYPEEGSALSYYQALEKHTDIEAIKKEAKGSLIAALQDEAQVALNTYLQTPGKELANRWAKDNRYDYYPDYLNKAAELVGQEDYFFQDLQARADYFKGVNLRLKAEGQKDENLLQQAIQLQQKSLQRQPNTAHVFNELGYIYFTLNQQQAAIRNFQQAHELAPTWVLPLSNLAASYSQLKQYEEAEIAAKLAITRDTNLVLSQNNLGRIYLDQGKYEEAKLLFFKAIQLDANYPIPYYNLGKTYFGLGEYDQAEANYLKYAELEPADAFVYNALGYLYQIWDKPLEAEAMYRKCLEVDPTNRFGLYNFAFFYLKQTNYDKAISLFQTYKALEPQDQDVYYDMACAHALNGDHSAAIASLRILLEQFDYKNLEQISNDTDLDSLRELPEYQALIRAFFPEKN; encoded by the coding sequence ATGCTAAAACTTAAAGTGCTTTCAGGCATTCTATTTTTGACTTATACTATTGGTTTTGCGCAAATTCAACCCATCAAGCCATTTGGGACGGTCCGTGCTGTGGTGGTAGGCGTTTCCGATTATGCTGAGATTTCAGACTTAACATTTGCTCATCGTGACGCTGAAGCTTTTGCAGCCTTTTTGCAATCAGAAACGGCGTGGAAGGTCTTGCCAGAGCATATCCAATTGCTCACCAATGAAGAGGCGACGATGGGTAAATTTGTTAAGGCACTAAAATGGTTGACCACAGAGACCCAACCCAAGGATAGAGCCATTATTTATTTTTCAGGGCATGGAGATGTGGAGGAATCGGTTGGCAGCAGGTTAGGTTACCTGTTATTGCATTCTTCTCCACCGGTAGACTATCCCATTGGCGGAGCATGCCCAATTGAATACCTGGATGCTATCATTGCTACGCTGACAAATGACAAACAAGCAGAAGTCATTCTTATCACCGATGCCTGTCGATCAGGAAAACTGGCAGGCAGCGAAACTGGCGGCCCAAAATTGATCAATAGCGCGATGATCGACCGCTTTAACAATACCGTTAAGATCATGTCCTGTGAACCAGAGCAGTTTTCTTTGGAGGGAACAGAATGGGGTGGGGGACGAGGATTGTTTTCTTACCACTTGGTCAATGGCTTAACGGGAATGGCTGATGAGGATGAAAATGATTACATCGAGTTGTTTGAAATAGAAGATTATGTGAAAAAACAAGTGCGTACGGCTGCCAGGAAACATGGCAAAATGCAAATTCCGCTTACTCGAGGCAGCCAGGAAACTCGTTTAAGTAAGGTAGATGAACCCAGCCTCGTGGCCCTGTTAGCCAGTGAAGCGAACCAGTCTTCGCCAGCTGTGGCCACAGTTAGCCTGACAAAAGCTCCTCAAGCTATGCCTAGGGATACGGCTTACCTCCTTCTTTTGAGGCAATTTGAAAAAGCCTTGGCTGAGCAACATTTAATGTATCCCGAGGAAGGTTCGGCGCTTTCCTACTACCAAGCTTTGGAAAAACATACGGATATTGAAGCCATAAAAAAAGAAGCCAAAGGAAGTCTAATCGCCGCGCTGCAAGATGAAGCTCAAGTGGCACTCAACACTTACCTGCAAACCCCCGGCAAAGAACTGGCCAATCGTTGGGCAAAGGATAATCGCTACGATTATTATCCAGATTATTTGAATAAAGCAGCCGAATTAGTAGGTCAGGAGGATTACTTTTTTCAGGATTTGCAGGCACGGGCGGATTATTTTAAAGGGGTTAATCTAAGACTGAAGGCCGAAGGCCAAAAAGATGAAAACCTATTGCAACAAGCCATTCAACTACAGCAAAAATCCTTGCAGCGACAACCTAATACCGCCCACGTATTTAACGAGTTGGGATATATCTATTTTACCTTAAATCAACAGCAAGCGGCCATCCGTAATTTCCAGCAAGCGCATGAACTTGCGCCTACCTGGGTTTTGCCTTTGAGCAATTTGGCAGCAAGTTATAGCCAATTAAAACAATATGAGGAAGCAGAAATAGCGGCCAAACTAGCGATAACAAGAGATACAAATTTGGTTTTATCTCAGAACAATTTGGGCCGTATTTATTTAGACCAAGGGAAATATGAGGAAGCAAAACTGTTGTTTTTCAAAGCGATTCAATTGGATGCCAATTACCCTATTCCCTATTATAACCTTGGCAAAACCTACTTCGGCTTGGGAGAATATGACCAGGCAGAAGCCAATTATTTAAAATACGCTGAATTGGAACCAGCGGATGCTTTTGTTTATAATGCTTTGGGGTATCTCTATCAAATATGGGACAAACCCCTCGAAGCGGAGGCCATGTATCGAAAGTGTTTGGAAGTGGATCCAACAAATCGATTTGGGCTATATAATTTTGCTTTCTTTTATCTCAAACAAACAAACTACGATAAGGCTATTTCCTTATTCCAAACTTATAAAGCGCTGGAACCACAAGATCAGGATGTGTATTATGATATGGCTTGCGCCCATGCCTTAAATGGTGATCATTCCGCAGCCATTGCTTCTTTACGCATCCTTCTAGAACAATTTGATTATAAAAACCTGGAACAGATAAGTAATGATACTGACCTGGACAGCCTCCGGGAACTACCCGAATACCAAGCTTTGATCAGGGCGTTTTTCCCAGAGAAAAACTAA
- a CDS encoding caspase family protein yields MNKTLLLILGIIPLFINAQSTEISLNLGHTQAISGLRFSKDSRYLLSSSADETLKLWDVESGKLLKTSKQLAGTYVGPLFLFPEQDLVSFTPDSGPWYNWIWNMKTGNLEDGNHLSPKPMDNLFSLLEEETAAKPREPDHEEVLKNVTTIYGLTNGFGYQHTGFYTNEAYFYTRSGDTLTFQGIWDGQIHQTIIYPGLTEKIAFCSDGRFIFGSPLGATGQSFTIWEQATGKIYAEIALPPNTFLNDISPDGQYLLVTNNQGLSGKYDISQKTLYPISETMSPTNLPATDYQPERIAFNQAIISPNGRYIARGSKNGEIYIHNFNTGKIKKTLTGHTQPVLKLAFDQNIQLLECQLQDGSWRYWNLSDRMVKYKSEKEKASTNEETSNLMAWSDDRQLAIKQHPDGLLELWNMESKQKIKDLGHVNSISAEGNEVRQAIFAPDKKHLLFLSELIARRAHTTDILWNIEQNKAVEAFTFPVYEGSTTATFSPDSKLLVIGDAKGHLLVYDVEKKSRREIEHVHQEAVAQIVFSNLDYSKVVSRSNTPDGAIKLLDLQENKKLATLYFLNETDWVVIGENGLFDASPGGMNSLFYKLEYEGEPEIIELEQLKTRYHEPGLLQQLLGISGNAPRTIDNLGSVALYPKIVNTQIKNDLLNIQLKERNGGMGILSLFVNKKEVLVNINPSRQTEVSIDLKTFAKYYYPGQENTLALIAYNQEGWLKSQAVELEYTPTFSFSRGSGSNSPPSETESADPHLYALIVGTSDYSGDKLDLTYADKDAAAIYQALQAAGKALFNERTHIQLLSTDATAAGGVSNKANIKKALQDIAQQAKPTDVMAVYFSGHGVTYGQAEKVQFYYLTKDIGSDDLSDPEVRNNYAISTEELTSWLTAIPAQKQVMMLDACNSGKVVESLVTKKELNSSQIRALDRMKDRTGMFVISGSAADKVSYEASQYGQGLLTFSLLQGMKEVSAKNDGDVDVMKLFQYSRDKVPELAKGIGGIQTPMLAFPSDGSSFDIGIVKDGVDIPIADIKPVFIRNNFQDETTFIDVLGLGQKVGDYFKEVIKQRGAEAPYTYWDVNQYENAYSINGRYKIDGNAISIKGVLVKGTTQVGPFEVSGTKSELDQLVREMIREVRKMIR; encoded by the coding sequence ATGAATAAAACACTGCTTTTAATCTTAGGCATCATCCCTTTATTCATCAATGCTCAAAGCACAGAAATTAGCCTAAACTTAGGTCATACCCAAGCCATCAGTGGCCTTCGTTTTTCAAAAGATAGCAGGTATTTACTTTCTAGTTCAGCAGACGAAACCCTAAAACTTTGGGATGTCGAAAGTGGAAAGCTACTAAAAACCTCCAAACAACTCGCAGGTACCTATGTTGGTCCCCTTTTCCTTTTCCCGGAGCAGGATTTAGTCAGTTTTACACCAGATTCCGGCCCTTGGTATAATTGGATATGGAATATGAAGACGGGTAATTTGGAAGACGGGAACCATTTATCACCAAAACCAATGGACAATTTATTCTCTTTGCTAGAAGAAGAAACAGCAGCAAAGCCCCGGGAACCAGATCATGAGGAGGTGCTAAAAAATGTGACGACGATATATGGTCTCACTAATGGGTTTGGCTATCAACACACAGGATTTTATACCAACGAAGCCTACTTCTACACGCGGTCAGGAGACACCTTAACATTTCAAGGAATATGGGATGGACAAATCCATCAAACGATTATATATCCTGGCCTAACGGAAAAAATAGCTTTCTGTAGCGATGGACGATTTATTTTCGGAAGCCCCCTCGGTGCTACGGGTCAATCTTTTACCATTTGGGAGCAGGCCACAGGTAAAATCTATGCCGAAATAGCTTTACCTCCCAATACCTTTCTAAATGATATTTCTCCGGATGGACAATACCTGTTAGTGACAAATAATCAAGGTTTATCAGGCAAATATGATATTTCCCAAAAAACCTTATACCCTATTTCCGAAACAATGTCCCCCACTAATCTACCCGCCACTGATTATCAACCAGAAAGAATAGCCTTTAACCAAGCTATTATCTCTCCAAATGGCCGATACATTGCACGCGGAAGTAAGAATGGTGAAATTTATATCCATAATTTTAATACAGGAAAAATAAAAAAGACCTTGACGGGGCACACCCAGCCAGTCCTTAAACTAGCCTTCGACCAAAATATCCAATTGCTAGAATGCCAACTACAGGATGGCTCCTGGCGTTACTGGAATTTATCAGATAGGATGGTTAAATATAAATCAGAGAAAGAGAAAGCATCGACTAATGAGGAAACTTCAAACCTTATGGCCTGGTCAGATGACCGCCAGTTAGCTATCAAACAGCATCCTGATGGCCTTCTGGAACTTTGGAATATGGAAAGTAAGCAGAAGATAAAGGACTTAGGTCATGTCAATAGTATCTCTGCCGAAGGAAATGAAGTAAGGCAGGCTATTTTTGCGCCTGATAAAAAACACCTTTTATTCCTCAGTGAGCTTATCGCCCGCCGAGCACATACAACAGATATATTATGGAATATTGAACAAAACAAAGCGGTTGAAGCGTTCACCTTCCCGGTTTATGAAGGAAGCACCACCGCTACTTTTTCGCCAGATTCAAAGCTGCTCGTTATTGGAGATGCCAAGGGCCACCTTCTGGTGTATGATGTAGAAAAGAAAAGTCGTCGTGAAATTGAGCATGTTCACCAAGAGGCGGTGGCGCAAATCGTCTTTTCCAACCTAGATTATTCCAAAGTGGTATCACGAAGTAACACACCTGATGGTGCCATCAAACTTTTAGACCTACAAGAAAATAAAAAGCTAGCCACCTTGTATTTCCTCAATGAAACAGATTGGGTGGTAATTGGCGAAAATGGCTTATTTGATGCTTCGCCAGGAGGCATGAATTCGCTTTTTTATAAGCTTGAATATGAAGGTGAACCGGAAATCATCGAATTGGAACAGCTAAAAACACGCTATCATGAACCGGGACTCCTACAGCAACTTTTAGGCATTTCAGGGAACGCTCCCCGGACTATTGATAACCTTGGAAGCGTAGCGCTTTACCCCAAAATAGTCAATACACAAATTAAAAATGATCTGCTCAACATACAACTAAAAGAACGCAATGGTGGCATGGGCATACTGAGCCTTTTCGTCAATAAAAAGGAAGTACTAGTAAATATTAACCCCAGCCGGCAAACGGAGGTGAGCATCGACCTGAAAACCTTCGCCAAATACTATTACCCTGGTCAGGAAAATACCCTTGCCTTAATAGCTTACAACCAAGAGGGTTGGCTTAAAAGTCAGGCGGTAGAACTCGAATACACCCCTACTTTTTCCTTCAGCCGAGGCAGTGGCAGCAACAGCCCTCCGAGCGAAACGGAAAGTGCAGATCCCCACCTCTACGCCCTCATCGTCGGCACTTCCGACTATAGCGGCGACAAGCTGGACCTCACTTACGCCGACAAAGATGCGGCTGCCATCTACCAAGCACTGCAAGCTGCCGGAAAAGCCCTCTTCAATGAGCGTACCCATATCCAATTGCTGAGCACCGACGCAACAGCTGCCGGTGGCGTTTCTAACAAAGCCAACATCAAAAAAGCCCTACAAGACATTGCCCAACAAGCCAAACCGACGGATGTGATGGCGGTCTATTTCTCCGGCCATGGCGTCACCTATGGCCAAGCCGAGAAGGTCCAGTTTTACTACCTCACCAAAGACATCGGTAGCGATGACCTCAGTGACCCAGAGGTCCGCAACAACTACGCCATTTCTACCGAAGAACTCACCAGCTGGCTTACCGCCATCCCCGCCCAAAAGCAAGTGATGATGCTGGACGCCTGCAACTCCGGCAAGGTCGTGGAAAGCCTAGTCACCAAAAAAGAGCTCAACTCCAGCCAGATCCGGGCCTTGGACCGCATGAAAGACCGCACCGGCATGTTCGTCATCTCCGGTAGTGCGGCGGACAAGGTGAGCTATGAAGCCAGCCAATATGGCCAGGGCTTACTAACCTTCAGCCTATTGCAAGGCATGAAGGAGGTTTCTGCCAAAAACGATGGCGATGTAGATGTGATGAAGCTCTTCCAATATTCCAGAGACAAAGTACCTGAGCTCGCCAAGGGCATCGGTGGCATCCAGACGCCCATGCTGGCCTTCCCCAGCGATGGCTCCAGCTTCGATATCGGCATTGTCAAGGATGGCGTCGACATCCCAATCGCCGATATCAAACCCGTTTTTATTCGCAATAATTTTCAGGATGAAACAACCTTCATTGATGTACTGGGCTTAGGCCAAAAGGTAGGTGATTATTTCAAGGAAGTGATCAAACAACGAGGCGCCGAGGCGCCTTATACTTATTGGGATGTAAATCAATACGAAAACGCCTACTCCATCAATGGTCGCTATAAGATCGACGGAAATGCTATCAGCATTAAAGGGGTACTCGTTAAAGGTACTACACAAGTCGGTCCTTTTGAGGTGAGTGGTACTAAAAGCGAGTTGGATCAATTGGTGCGGGAAATGATCCGGGAAGTGCGGAAGATGATCCGGTAA